The Syntrophorhabdaceae bacterium genome contains a region encoding:
- a CDS encoding antibiotic biosynthesis monooxygenase: protein MFIALVRFPSLKPGKEEEFLEWFSWSNDQLRPMKGFVARRLLKPGDGGNYVSIVEYESREGFIAMQASAAHTEAGRRVTPLLDGGPSPEFYEVIAE from the coding sequence AGCTCTTGTCCGTTTTCCTTCTCTTAAACCCGGAAAGGAGGAAGAATTTCTGGAGTGGTTTTCCTGGTCTAATGATCAGTTGCGTCCTATGAAGGGTTTTGTGGCGCGGAGGCTTCTTAAGCCTGGGGATGGGGGGAATTATGTTTCTATCGTGGAGTATGAAAGCCGGGAGGGGTTTATTGCCATGCAGGCGAGTGCTGCCCATACGGAAGCGGGCAGACGGGTGACACCCCTTCTCGATGGGGGTCCTTCTCCTGAGTTTTATGAAGTGATAGCTGAATAG